The nucleotide sequence GCGAGTGAATCGAGGGTGCCCTGGACCTCCGTGTCGCCGCCGGAGCGGAGGGCGACGCGGCTCTCGGCGCCCGCGAAGACGACGGAGTTGGTGCCGGTGGTTACCTCGCGGGCGGCCGCCCGAGCGGCGTCGAAGCGCGTTCCGCCGTCGGTTTCGACGGCCATGCTCGCGCTCCCGTCGAGGACGATGACCGTCTCCTCGACGGTCTGGCTCTCCGAGACGGAGACGTAGGGACCGGCGAGCGCCACCGCGAGCGCGACGAGGACGAGCAACTGGAGGAACAGGAGGAGGTTGCGCTTGAGCCGTTCGAGCAGGGGGTTGCTCGCGTCGCGTTGGTCGTCGTCGAGCAGGAGTTCGATCGTCGGCAGTTCGATCCGGCGGGGGTCGGGCTGGACGAGATAGAGGAGGATGACGGGGACCACCGTCAGCAGGGCGACCAGCCCAAGCGGCGTGAGGAACACGTCGGAGAGGGCCATAGCTCCACTGTGTCGCCGCCGCCTATCGGTCTTTCGACGCCGGATCAGTCACCATCGATCGGGACGGATACTGACGCGTAAGCAAACCCTTTCACCGAGGGCGCCGACGGGAGGGTATGGCCGACAAGTTGGAGCTACTCGACCTCCTCCTCGAGGACGCCCGCGAGAGCACGGACACCATCGCGCGGCAGCTCGGATGCGACGAGAGCGAGGTGGAGTCGATGATCGCGGAGCTCGAAGACGAGGGTGCGGTCCTCGGCTATCAGCCGGTCGTCGACTGGAGCCGCGTCGAGACGGACCACGTGACGGCCGAGGTGGAGCTCAACCTCGAACTCGACCGGGAGACGAAGTACGGCGACGTGGCGAGCCGGATCACGAAGTTCGACGAGGTGACCGCGCTCCGCCTCGTCTCCGGCGACTACGACTTCGACGTAACCGTCGAGGGGGACTCCATGCGCGACGTGTCCATGTTCGTCTCCGAACAGATCGCGCCGATCCCGGAGGTGACCCAGACGGTGACCCACTTCGTCATGAACACGTACAAGAACCGGGGACTGGAGTTCACCGACAGCGACGACGACGACCGCCTCTCGATCTCGCCATGAAGCTCTCGGAGCGCGCCAGGAACACGCCCCCGTCGGGCATCCGACGCTTCTTCGAACTCGCCGAGGAGATGGACGACGTCATCTCGCTCGGGGTCGGCGAACCGGACTTCAGCGCGCCGTGGAAGGCACGGGCGGCCGCCATCCACTCCCTCGAACGGGGGCGGACCTCCTACACCACCAACCGGGGGATGCTGGAGCTCCGCGAGGCCATCGCCGGCCACGTGCCGCGGTACGACCTCGACTACGACCCCGAGACCGAGATCCTAGTGACGACCGGAGCGAGCGAGGCGGTGGATCTGGCGCTCCGTGCCCTCGTCGACCCCGGCGACGCCGTCGCGGTCCAGTCCCCGGCGTACATCTCCTATGGGCCGGGCGTGCGGTTCTCCGGCGGGGAGCCACTGCCCGTCTCGACCCGCCCGGAGAACGACTTCGTGATGACCTACGACGACCTGGAGCGGGCGGGCGCCGCCGACGCCGAGGTGCTGATGATCTGCTATCCGAACAACCCCACGGGGGCGACGGCGAGCGCCGGCGACCTCGCCGAAATCGCCGAGTTCGCCCGGGAGCACGACCTGACGGTGCTGGCCGACGAGATCTACGCGGGCCTGACCTACGAGGGCGACCACACCTCGATCGCGACACTGCCGGGGATGCGCGAGCGGACGATCGTCTTCAACGGCTTCTCGAAGGCCTACGCGATGACGGGGCTCCGCCTCGGATACGCCCTCGGGCCGAGCGAGGCCATCGACGCGATGAACCGCATCCACCAGTACACGATGCTCTCGGCGCCGACGACGGCCCAGTACGCCGCCCTCGAAGCCCTGGAGGCGTGCGACGACGACGTCGCGGAGATGCGAACACAGTACGACCGTCGTCGGCGGTTCGTCATCTCTCGGTTCCACGACATGGGCCTCGACTGTTTCGAGGCGACTGGCGCCTTCTATGCCTTCCCCGAGGCGCCGTACGACGACGAGCAGTTCGCGGAGGACCTGCTCCACTCGGAGGGCGTCGCCGTCGTCCCCGGCCGCGTGTTCGGCGAGGAGGGGTACGGACACCTGCGCGTCTCGTACGCCACGGGGATGGCGGACCTGAAGGAGGCGATGACCCGCATGGAGCGGTTCCTCGACGAACGCAGGGACGAGACATAAGAAGAATTATTTGTCGGCCTTCCGTGTCACAATCCGATGGTCGCGGGTGGTGAGATGGGACCCGACGACGAGGGAATCAGCTTCGCACACGCCCTGGCGACGTTGAAAGAACAGGGCAGCGCACTGCTCGTCGTCGGCTCGGTTCCCGAGGAGATGTTCGCGCAGGCGTCGGCCACGATGCTCGGCGCGCCGGACGCCGAGCCCCCGCGGCGCCGACTCGTCGTGACGCCGAAATCGAACCGCGAGCGGGGGGTCCGTCGACTTCGCGAGACCGGGCCGCTCTCCGCCGAGTACGCACGCCTGATCACGGGTGGCGAGCGCGCGCGCAGCGCGGCCGCGGGACGGTCCCTGGACGAGGTGTCGCCCCGAACCCACGTCGTCGACGGGTCCGTCGGCGACCTCGGGACGACGATCACCGACGTCATCGAGGAGTTCGAACTGTTCGCCGGGGAGCTCGCCCCCGCGGAGTTCCGGATGGCCTTCGACTGCCTGCCGACCCTGCTCGCCACGTACGGCCGCGAGACGGCGTTTCGGTTCGTCCACGCCGTCGTTTCA is from Haloplanus salinarum and encodes:
- a CDS encoding DUF7504 family protein; amino-acid sequence: MVAGGEMGPDDEGISFAHALATLKEQGSALLVVGSVPEEMFAQASATMLGAPDAEPPRRRLVVTPKSNRERGVRRLRETGPLSAEYARLITGGERARSAAAGRSLDEVSPRTHVVDGSVGDLGTTITDVIEEFELFAGELAPAEFRMAFDCLPTLLATYGRETAFRFVHAVVSQSRAAAGLVHVGLPRDVTAEVVRLFQPLFDATVELRIDGGSLDQRWHFRDRDLTSDWLPVDELS
- a CDS encoding pyridoxal phosphate-dependent aminotransferase; protein product: MKLSERARNTPPSGIRRFFELAEEMDDVISLGVGEPDFSAPWKARAAAIHSLERGRTSYTTNRGMLELREAIAGHVPRYDLDYDPETEILVTTGASEAVDLALRALVDPGDAVAVQSPAYISYGPGVRFSGGEPLPVSTRPENDFVMTYDDLERAGAADAEVLMICYPNNPTGATASAGDLAEIAEFAREHDLTVLADEIYAGLTYEGDHTSIATLPGMRERTIVFNGFSKAYAMTGLRLGYALGPSEAIDAMNRIHQYTMLSAPTTAQYAALEALEACDDDVAEMRTQYDRRRRFVISRFHDMGLDCFEATGAFYAFPEAPYDDEQFAEDLLHSEGVAVVPGRVFGEEGYGHLRVSYATGMADLKEAMTRMERFLDERRDET
- a CDS encoding Lrp/AsnC family transcriptional regulator; protein product: MADKLELLDLLLEDARESTDTIARQLGCDESEVESMIAELEDEGAVLGYQPVVDWSRVETDHVTAEVELNLELDRETKYGDVASRITKFDEVTALRLVSGDYDFDVTVEGDSMRDVSMFVSEQIAPIPEVTQTVTHFVMNTYKNRGLEFTDSDDDDRLSISP